A part of Tardiphaga sp. vice304 genomic DNA contains:
- a CDS encoding extensin-like domain-containing protein, producing the protein MTRGIRLYLVGSVVLVSLAGCGRGLFQTEEREPWRAEAEVACLKSGAVREGADLVRIDPISGPGVCGAEFPLKVAALGDSNSSFGFANESLRPPGSVGNAGNQPRWPVQPQPVERAGNSYPASNYPNSYPAAAAQPPSGYGAASNGPISLNAPGVAEPDEVELPSEPAPEPASTQRRPLYGRYGSGVQSPPLQAYEQPRLGPGPGNVTGAVGPVALKPVATLACPIVSALDKWLAEAVQPAAQRWFGARVVEIKQISAYSCRGMNGSSKAHISEHAFGNALDIASFTLADGRKITVKGGWKGLPEEQGFLRDVQGAACQVFNTVLAPGSNVFHYDHIHVDLMRRKSRRIVCQPAAVSGEEIASRAMPRSTYSGRDTSVTGSIGGRGAKPSGRKAAYDDAEDYKNE; encoded by the coding sequence ATGACGCGCGGAATTCGTTTGTATCTCGTCGGCTCCGTCGTCCTTGTATCGCTTGCGGGTTGTGGTCGCGGTCTGTTCCAGACCGAAGAGCGCGAACCCTGGCGTGCCGAGGCAGAAGTCGCATGTCTGAAATCCGGAGCCGTGAGAGAGGGGGCCGATCTCGTTCGGATCGACCCGATTTCCGGACCGGGGGTTTGCGGCGCCGAATTTCCGCTGAAAGTAGCAGCCCTCGGCGACAGCAACAGCAGCTTCGGCTTTGCCAATGAAAGTCTGCGCCCGCCCGGCAGCGTCGGCAATGCCGGCAACCAGCCGCGCTGGCCGGTGCAGCCACAGCCGGTGGAGCGGGCCGGGAATTCCTACCCGGCCAGCAACTATCCGAACTCCTATCCGGCCGCCGCTGCGCAGCCGCCGTCCGGCTATGGCGCGGCGTCGAACGGCCCGATCTCGCTGAATGCGCCGGGCGTGGCCGAGCCGGACGAGGTCGAACTGCCCTCGGAGCCGGCGCCCGAGCCGGCATCGACCCAGCGTCGCCCGCTCTATGGCCGCTACGGCTCCGGTGTGCAGTCGCCGCCGCTGCAAGCCTATGAACAGCCGCGGCTCGGCCCAGGTCCCGGCAATGTCACCGGCGCCGTCGGCCCGGTGGCGCTGAAGCCGGTGGCGACACTGGCCTGTCCGATCGTGTCGGCGCTCGACAAGTGGCTGGCGGAGGCGGTGCAGCCCGCGGCGCAACGCTGGTTCGGCGCACGCGTCGTCGAGATCAAACAGATATCGGCCTATTCGTGCCGCGGCATGAACGGCAGTTCCAAAGCGCATATTTCCGAGCACGCCTTCGGCAACGCGCTGGATATCGCGTCCTTCACGCTCGCCGATGGTCGCAAGATCACCGTCAAGGGCGGCTGGAAGGGCCTGCCGGAAGAGCAGGGCTTCCTGCGCGACGTGCAGGGTGCGGCGTGCCAGGTGTTCAACACCGTGCTGGCGCCGGGCTCCAACGTGTTTCACTACGACCACATCCATGTCGACCTGATGCGCCGCAAATCGCGCCGTATCGTCTGTCAGCCGGCCGCCGTGTCCGGCGAGGAGATCGCCTCGCGCGCCATGCCGCGCAGCACCTATTCCGGGCGCGACACGTCGGTCACGGGATCGATCGGAGGCCGCGGCGCAAAACCGTCCGGCCGCAAGGCGGCCTATGACGACGCGGAAGATTACAAGAACGAGTAG
- a CDS encoding TetR/AcrR family transcriptional regulator has product MSDLQHATLSIVGEEDSAKRRQILDGARAVFMNLGFDGASMGEIARAAGVSKGTLYVYFTDKSALFEAIVAQEVLEQGKIAFNFDPARDTETTLLEFGTAYIQLLCRPGGGSSTRTVMAIAERMPEVGQRFYNNVVALTIGRLASYLEARVAAGDLAIEDCSLAASQFMMCCQSSLFMPFIFQAAPAPSPEQIATVVSSAVRMFLAAYRRAN; this is encoded by the coding sequence ATGTCCGATTTGCAGCACGCCACCCTCTCGATCGTCGGCGAAGAAGACAGCGCCAAGCGCCGCCAGATTCTGGACGGCGCGCGGGCCGTGTTCATGAATCTCGGCTTCGACGGCGCCAGCATGGGCGAGATCGCCCGCGCCGCAGGCGTCTCGAAAGGCACGCTCTATGTCTATTTTACCGACAAGTCCGCGCTGTTCGAGGCGATCGTCGCGCAGGAAGTGCTCGAACAGGGCAAGATCGCGTTCAACTTCGATCCCGCGCGCGACACCGAAACCACGCTGCTGGAATTCGGCACCGCCTATATCCAGTTGCTGTGTCGCCCCGGCGGCGGCTCCTCGACGCGCACCGTGATGGCCATCGCCGAGCGGATGCCGGAAGTCGGCCAGCGCTTCTACAACAACGTGGTCGCGCTGACGATCGGCCGCCTGGCCAGCTATCTCGAGGCGCGGGTGGCCGCGGGTGACCTCGCGATCGAGGACTGCTCGCTCGCGGCGTCGCAGTTCATGATGTGCTGCCAATCTTCGCTGTTCATGCCGTTCATCTTCCAGGCGGCGCCGGCGCCGTCGCCCGAGCAGATTGCAACAGTGGTGAGCAGCGCCGTGCGGATGTTCCTGGCGGCCTATCGCCGGGCGAACTGA